The genomic region GATCGGCAGGTACATGCCGACGACCATGCTGCCCACCATCACGCCGATGATCACCATGATCATCGGTTCGAGCAGGCTGGCCAGCGCGTCCACGGCATTGTTCACTTCCTGCTCGTAGAACTCGGCGACCTTGAACAGCATGGTGTCGAGCGCGCCGGCCTCTTCGCCGATCGCCGCCATCTGCACCACCATGTGCGGGAACAGGTTGACCTGTTTCATCGCCATGTTGACCGGATAGCCGACCGACACGTCGTCGCGGATACGCCACACCGCTTTCTCGTAAACCGAGTTGCCGGTGGCACCGGCGACGCTTTCCAGCGCTTCAACCAACGGCACGCCGGCCTTGAAGGTGGTGGCGAGCGTACGCGAGAAACGCGCCACGGCGGAGTTGTGCATGATCGCGCCGATGACCGGAATCTTCAGCACCACCTTGTCCAGGAAATGCTGGAAGCCGGGCGATCGTTTGTAGGCGAAAACGAAGCCGACGATGGTGACGATGGTGACGATCAGCATCAGCCACCACCACGACACCATGAAGCGCGAGAACCTCACGATGAGCTGGGTGAAGGCCGGGAGTTCCGCGCCGAAGTTCTTGAACACATCCTCGAATTGCGGCACCACGAACACGAGCATGATCGAACTGACCAGGATCGCGACCGCGATGACCATGGCCGGATAGAACAGCGCCTTCTTGATCTTGCCTTTCAGCGCTTCGGTGTTTTCCTTGTAGGTCGCGATGGTGTCGAGCACGGTTTCGAGCACGCCGGCCGATTCGCCAGCGCGGACCAGGTTGCGATACAGCTCGTCGAAATACACCGGATGCTTGCTCATCGATTCGTAGATCGAGGAGCCGCCCTCGATGTCGATGCGTACCGCTTCGACCAGGTTCTTCATCCGCAGATTCTTCTGGCCGTTGCCGATGATCTCCAGCGACTGCACCAGCGGCACACCCGATTTCATCATGGTGGCGATCTGGCGGCTGAAGATGGCGATGTCCTTGGCTGTGATTCTGCTGCCTGCCGTACCGAACAGCGGCTTGGGCTTGGGCTTCACCACGCTCGGCGTGATGCCCTGGCGGCGCAGTTCGGCGCGCAGCAGATTACTGTTCTTGGCCTGCTGCTCGCCCTTCATCTTGATGCCGCGTTTGTCGGTACCCTCCCAGACGAACATCGGCATCTGGTTGCCCAGGCGTTCGGTGGCGGGTGCGCTTTTGGCGGCGGTGCGGGATGCGGCCATGGCTTAGTCCTTGGTGACGCGGTTGATTTCGGCGAGGCTGGTGATGCCGTTTCTGGCTTTCAGCAGCGCGGATTGACGCAGATTGCTCACGCCGGAGGCCCGTGCGGCTTCTCCGATCTGCATGGAATTACCGCCCTGCAGAATGATCGACTGGATCTTATCGGTCATCGGCATCACTTCGTAGATGCCGGTGCGGCCTTTGTAACCGCCGGTGCATTCGTTGCAGCCGATCGCCTCGTACAGTTTGATGCCGGCATGCACTTCGTCGGGGGTATAGCCCTCGGCCAGCAGCGCGTGTTCGGGCAGTTCCGCCTCGCGCTTGCAGTGATTGCACAAGCGGCGGGCGAGGCGCTGGGCGATGACCAGACTCACCGAAGACGTGATGTTGAACGGCGCGATGCCCATGTTCATCAGGCGCGAGATGGTCTGCGGCGCATCGTTGGTGTGCAGCGTCGAGAGCACCATGTGGCCGGTCTGCGCGGCCTTGATTGCGATTTCGGCGGTTTCCAGGTCGCGGATTTCGCCGACCATGATCACGTCCGGGTCCTGGCGGAGGAAGCTGCGCAGCGCCGCGGCGAAGGTCATGCCGCGCTTCTGGTTCTGCTGCACCTGATTGATGCCGGGAAGGCGGATTTCGACCGGGTCTTCGACCGTGGAGATGTTTCGCTCTTCTTCGTTGAGGATTCCCAGCGCGGTGTACAGCGAAACCGTTTTACCGGAGCCGGTCGGGCCGGTGACCAGCACCATTCCGTAGGGTTTCTTGATCGCATCGAGGAACAGTGTCTGCTGGTCCGGCTCGTAGCCGAGTTTCTCGATGCCGAGCTTGGCCGCACTGCCGTCGAGGATACGCAGCACCACTTTTTCGCCGAACAACGTCGGCAGCGTGCTGACGCGGAAGTCGATCTGGCGGGTTTTCGACAGGTTGAGCTTGATGCGGCCGTCCTGCGGCACGCGCTTCTCGGCGATGTCGAGCTGCGACATCACTTTCAGGCGCGCGGCGATGCGTTGGCTGAGCTTGACCGGCGCCTTGGCGACCTGTTTGAGGATGCCGTCGATGCGCAGGCGCACGCGGTAATCGGTTTCGTAGGGCTCGAAGTGGATGTCCGAGGCGCCGCGGCGGATCGCGTCCACCAGCACCTTGTTGATGAACTTCACGACCGGCGTGTCGTCGCTCTTGCTGTCGATGCCGCCGTCGCCGCCGGGTTCGTCGTCGCCGCTCGAGACATCGAGATTGTCCAGGCCTTCCGCGTCGTCCAGACCGCCCAGCGCGTCGCTGGACTCCATCCACTGCTGCATCGTGCGCTTGATGGTGTCCTCATCGACCAGGATCGGTTCCACCAACAGATTGGTGTGGAACTTCACCTCGTCGAGCGCAGCGGTATTGGTGGGATCGGAAACACCGACGAACAGGCGCCCGCCGCGTTTGAACAGCGGCAGCACCAGATGCTTCTGGAGCAGTTCTTCCTTGACCAGCCGGATCGCGCTCTGGCTCGGGTCCATGACGGCCGGGTCGAACAGCGGCATGCCGAACTCGATCGAGTTGGCGGCGGCCAGTTGCGATGGCGTGACCAGCTTCAGGTCGCGCAGGTAATTGGCGATCGGCTTCCGTTCGCGGGTGGCGGCATCCAGCGCTTCGCGCGCGACGTTCTCGTCCAAGGCGCCGTCCAGCACCAGGCGCCGGGCGATACCGGTGATACCGATCAGGTTTGAAGTGTGAGCAACATTCACTTTTTCGCTGCGCCTCGCCCGCGCGGACCCATGTGGATCATGCACTCCCGACAATAACATCGAAACCGCATGAGGATTCGGGAAATAGTACCGCTTCCGTTCACGCCCCGGGAAAGTCCCGATAGCAATGTGTGTCGACCTTCCGACGGGCAAGTCGCCGGTCTGGTCGGCAGCCTGATTCTGAGCCAGTCCGCGTTCGGAAAAAAATGGCCCGAAGGATCGGGCCAGGGACATCGGCGAGGATGTCGCGGGTCATATCAGAGCTGCGGGTAACCGCGTGTCAGGAGCAGCCGTTGGGACGGTAGAGCGCGGTGACGGTCGTGCTGCAGCTCCAGAGCCCTTCGCTGTCGCGGGTCAGGGTCAGGTTTTTGCCTGCGACATTGGGATTGCCGGCGAGTGTGCAGGCGATCGTCTGTCCATTGGTGGCGGCCCACGTCCCGCCAGGCGTGATCGCGCTGCAGCGGACGGTGCTCAGCGGTAGGCCGATGGCATTGGCGTCTGCCGGACTGCCGGCATTTTCGCCGTTTTGGATACCTTCTTCATAGATTACAACGCCGCCGCGCAGGTCGGCCAGGCCTGCGGTAACCTGCGATTTGCCCACATAGATCTGGTAGGCAGGCAGGGCGATCGCAGTCAGGATTGCAATGATCGCAACGACGATCATGAGCTCGATAAGGGTGAAACCTTGGATACTCGGGCGCATTGTCTTCATGAGAAGTGGTCTGGGTTGTTGAGGAATACGCGTGCTATGTGTTTGCGCAGGTGTAGCGATCACTTTGGTGCAGGCTGTCAAACAGGAAAGGGG from Lysobacter sp. harbors:
- a CDS encoding type II secretion system F family protein, whose protein sequence is MAASRTAAKSAPATERLGNQMPMFVWEGTDKRGIKMKGEQQAKNSNLLRAELRRQGITPSVVKPKPKPLFGTAGSRITAKDIAIFSRQIATMMKSGVPLVQSLEIIGNGQKNLRMKNLVEAVRIDIEGGSSIYESMSKHPVYFDELYRNLVRAGESAGVLETVLDTIATYKENTEALKGKIKKALFYPAMVIAVAILVSSIMLVFVVPQFEDVFKNFGAELPAFTQLIVRFSRFMVSWWWLMLIVTIVTIVGFVFAYKRSPGFQHFLDKVVLKIPVIGAIMHNSAVARFSRTLATTFKAGVPLVEALESVAGATGNSVYEKAVWRIRDDVSVGYPVNMAMKQVNLFPHMVVQMAAIGEEAGALDTMLFKVAEFYEQEVNNAVDALASLLEPMIMVIIGVMVGSMVVGMYLPIFKLAAAVGG
- the pilB gene encoding type IV-A pilus assembly ATPase PilB, whose protein sequence is MNVAHTSNLIGITGIARRLVLDGALDENVAREALDAATRERKPIANYLRDLKLVTPSQLAAANSIEFGMPLFDPAVMDPSQSAIRLVKEELLQKHLVLPLFKRGGRLFVGVSDPTNTAALDEVKFHTNLLVEPILVDEDTIKRTMQQWMESSDALGGLDDAEGLDNLDVSSGDDEPGGDGGIDSKSDDTPVVKFINKVLVDAIRRGASDIHFEPYETDYRVRLRIDGILKQVAKAPVKLSQRIAARLKVMSQLDIAEKRVPQDGRIKLNLSKTRQIDFRVSTLPTLFGEKVVLRILDGSAAKLGIEKLGYEPDQQTLFLDAIKKPYGMVLVTGPTGSGKTVSLYTALGILNEEERNISTVEDPVEIRLPGINQVQQNQKRGMTFAAALRSFLRQDPDVIMVGEIRDLETAEIAIKAAQTGHMVLSTLHTNDAPQTISRLMNMGIAPFNITSSVSLVIAQRLARRLCNHCKREAELPEHALLAEGYTPDEVHAGIKLYEAIGCNECTGGYKGRTGIYEVMPMTDKIQSIILQGGNSMQIGEAARASGVSNLRQSALLKARNGITSLAEINRVTKD
- a CDS encoding prepilin-type N-terminal cleavage/methylation domain-containing protein is translated as MKTMRPSIQGFTLIELMIVVAIIAILTAIALPAYQIYVGKSQVTAGLADLRGGVVIYEEGIQNGENAGSPADANAIGLPLSTVRCSAITPGGTWAATNGQTIACTLAGNPNVAGKNLTLTRDSEGLWSCSTTVTALYRPNGCS